In Carya illinoinensis cultivar Pawnee chromosome 9, C.illinoinensisPawnee_v1, whole genome shotgun sequence, the following are encoded in one genomic region:
- the LOC122277696 gene encoding DNA-binding protein S1FA-like, whose product MDEEFDFADKVPPSFDRMGNVIKDAEAKGFNPGLIVLLVVVGLLLIFLVGNYVLYIYAQKTLPPRKKKPISKKKMRKERLKQGVSAPGE is encoded by the exons ATGGACGAAGAGTTCGATTTCGCTGACAAGGTCCCTCCCTCCTTCGATCGCATG GGAAATGTGATCAAGGATGCCGAAGCCAAAGGGTTCAACCCAGGACTGATAGTGCTGCTGGTTGTTGTTGGGCTGTTGTTGATATTCCTTGTTGGAAACTATGTACTTTACATCTATGCACAAAAAACCCTTCCTCCAAGGAAAAAGAAGCCGATCTCCAAGAAGAAGATGAGGAAGGAGAGACTGAAGCAAGGTGTTTCTGCACCTGGAGAGTAG
- the LOC122277237 gene encoding cell number regulator 8 yields MADNNNNNVNYEESSPLLSKQVVEGVEDDVKKASKPIDAKDEKVTVSPAAKAPAPVPGNLGGYGWTANGLPLGHGSVVGEPMGRTQWNSSIFACLGRNDEFCSSDLEVCLLGSVAPCVLYGGNVERLGSSPGTFGSRCLSYSGLYLIGNSIFGGNFLAPWFSYTSRTAIRRMFNLEGSCEALHRSCGCCGSLLEDEVQREQCESACDFATHVFCHVCALCQEGRELRRRLPHPGFNARPFLVMIPPGEQTMGRAA; encoded by the exons ATGGctgacaacaacaacaataatgtgAATTACGAGGAATCGAGCCCGCTCTTGAGCAAGCAAGTCGTCGAAGGAGTAGAAGATGATGTGAAGAAAGCCAGCAAGCCAATTGATGCTAAGGACGAAAAGGTCACAGTCTCGCCCGCGGCGAAAGCTCCTGCTCCGGTACCCGGAAATCTCGGTGGGTACGGCTGGACCGCGAACGGGTTGCCGTTGGGACACGGGAGCGTGGTGGGCGAGCCCATGGGCCGGACCCAGTGGAACTCGAGCATCTTTGCTTGTCTAGGTCGCAACGACGAGTTCTGTAGCAGTGATCTTGAAGTTT GTCTTCTTGGAAGTGTGGCTCCTTGTGTGCTGTATGGAGGCAATGTGGAGAGACTTGGATCTAGTCCTGGGACTTTTGGAAGTCGTTGCTTGAGTTACTCTGGCCTATATTTGATTGGAAATTCCATTTTTGGTGGAAACTTCCTCGCACCATGGTTTTCATACACAAGCCGTACTGCCATTCGTCGGATGTTCAACTTAGAG GGCAGTTGTGAGGCACTTCACAGGTCATGTGGGTGCTGTGGAAGCTTACTGGAGGACGAGGTGCAGCGTGAACAGTGTGAATCTGCATGTGACTTTGCAACTCATGTCTTCTGCCATGTGTGTGCTCTTTGTCAGGAAGGTCGCGAGCTCCGTCGCAGACTGCCTCATCCAGGGTTCAATGCTCGGCCATTCTTGGTTATGATTCCTCCAGGGGAGCAGACCATGGGTCGTGCGGCCTGA